The genomic segment CAATCCCTGGAGCACACGCTGGCGCTCTTTGATGCCGGCATGGACGATGTCGTTAGAAAGCCGGTTCATGTTCGAGAGATCCTGGCCCGCATCGAAGCGATCCGGCGACGGGTTGCCGTCGAGCGACGCGTGACCACGACCAGAGGCAATCTGCGGGTGTTTTTCGACGGGCGGGATCCGCTGATCGACGACACACCGTTCATTTTGCCGCGTCGCGAACGCCGCATCCTTGAGTTTTTTGTCGCAAAGGCTGGCAAACGAGTCACGAAAACGCAGATTTTCAACGCGGTGTACGGGCTCTTTGATGAATGCGTCGACGAATGCGTCGTCGAAAGCCACGTCAGCAAGTTGCGCAAGAAGCTGCGTCAGCGCCTGGGATATGACCCGATCGATTCAAAGCGCTATCTCGGATATTCATTCGAGTTCAACGATCAGATCTCGACGGGCTAGATTGCTCGTCGGCAAGGAGCGAGCAGCTTCCTGACGTCAGAGATCCTCTTCAAATGATGATGCATGTGCGGCGGGCTGAGGTCCGCCGTCAAACGTTGCGGGTTGTGCAGCCGCGCCGATAGACCGGCTATTTTCCGCTTGTCAGATTGCCAACCGGGGTCCGCACGATCCAGTTTTCGCCCTGGCTTTGAATCGACTGGACCCGGCCGATGCCCGGAATTGTGTCTCCCGAGGACACGAGCAGATAGCCAGAGGGCCCCTGCAGAAGCGCCTTTCCGTCGAACACGCCCTGCAAGGCATAAGCATTCAGAGGCGCGGTCTGGCGCGTTGGGCTGTCTGCTGACCGGGCGGCGGATGCGCGACCGGCTGCGTTCGCCATGGGCGCGCCAGCCGTCGTCCTGATCGATCCGGTGACGATGGGGTCGAACGCGGTCTCATTGGCAAGTGGAGACTGGCCAAGCGGTGTTTGACCAAGCGGTGTTTGGCCGCCGGCGACCTGGTCGAGCGGCGTCTGGCCGGAGGCCGTCTGTTCGCCGGTCTTTCCTGGAAGCCGGCCACCGGTCGAAGGCATCGCGAATATGCGGAAATGCTCGATGCCGGTAAGGCCCGGAGCGGTGGTGTCGGAGATTTTGGTTATCGCGAACTTGAGGGAGAGCGCCGCGCAGACGACGCCCACGACACAAAGCGCCGCGTCACTTTTCCATCCTGTTTTCCGTTTGCGCATGAGGTGGTTTTCCAACTCCGTCAGCCAGGCTCGCGCAGTTTTTCAGCAAGGTCGCGGAAGGCCTCGCTGCTGAGCGGTTGCCCCGGTGATTGCCGCAAGGCGTCATAGAGCTTGGGCACCATCTTGACGGCCTGATCGAGTTCCGCATCGCTGCCGGGCGTATACCCACCCATGGATCTCAGGTCGCGGGTGTCCTCGTAGCGCGCCACGATCGCGCGCAGCTTCCGCACCAGTTCCCGCTGTTCTTGGGTCCAGACCTGCTGCGACAGGCGTGAGATAGACGCGAGAATGTTGATGGCCGGATAGCGTCCCTCGTCCGCGATGGACCGGTCCAGAACGATATGTCCGTCGAGCGTGCCGCGAATGCTGTCGGCGACAGGGTCGTTGTGATCGTCGCCGTCGACCAGGACGGAGAATATTCCGGTGATCGAGCCCTTGCCGGAGGGGCCGGGCCCAGCGCGTTCGAGCAATTTCGGCAGGTCGCTGAAGACGCTTGGCGCATAGCCGCGGGCCACGGGCGGTTCGCCCGCCGCGAGCGCGATGTCGCGCGATGCATGGGCAAAACGGGTGACGGAATCGACAATCAGCAGAACAGAGGCGCCGTCGTTCCTGAAATATTCGGCGATGGTCATCGCCGTCAGCGGCGCCTGCTTGCGCATCATCGGGCTCTCGTCACCGGTCGCGACAACGATGATTGCGCGCTCGGCGCCCAGGGCCAGAGAGTCTTCCAGAAACTCGCGTACCTCGCGGCCGCGCTCTCCAACGAGAGCAATGACGACAATGTCAAAGCCCTTGGCCTGCGCCAACATGCCCAGCAAGGTCGATTTACCGACGCCGGAGCCGGCGAAAATTCCGATGCGCTGTCCCGCGCACAGGGGCGTGAAAACGTCGATCGCCAATACGCCGGTTTTGATCGCTTCGCTGACGCGCTCCCGGCTCATCGCGGGAGGCGGGTCGGTATCGGTCGCGATCAGCACGCCGCCGCCCGGCAGCTTGCCCTTGCCGTCCAGCGGCTGCGCCAGTGAATTGATGACGCGCCCCTGCCAGGCCTTGTCTGGCGCAATGCGCAGCGGCCCGGCGAGCCAGGCCCTGGTGCCGAGGCCGACATCCATTCTGGTCTGAAAGGATTTGACGAGAACAAGCTCGTCGATGCGAATGACTTCGCCGAAAGCTGTCTGCTCACCCGTATCGAAGAAAACCTGATCGCCAAGGCGTGCGAATTTCGAAAGGCCGGACACGGAATAGGTGCCGGCGGCAACACTCTGGACGAGGCCGCCGGTGCGGATCGTCGGACCGTCGACCGCTGCCGATGCAACCGCGCCGGCCAGTCGATCAAGGGCGGACATGTTGGAATGATCTCGGCGCGCTTCGGAAAACGCCGATGTCATGTCGTGGCGCCGAGCGTCTTAATCGCATCGTTGAACGAGTTCTCGGAGCTTTCCATGGAGCTCGTCATGCTCTCAAACGCGCGCTGGATCATGACGAGGCGGCTCATCTCCATGATCGGATTCACATTGGAGTTCTCAGTAAAGCCCTGAACCAGCCCGCTGGCCCGGAAATCGAGAATCGGAATCGCGGGGCGGTCGGGGATAACGCCAGAATTTTCGGCCCGGGTCAATTTGGCGCTCTCGTCGATGGAAAACAGGCCGATGGCGCCGACCTGAATGCCGGCTTGGGTGAGCATGCCGTCGCGCGAGATGCTGACGGGGCCGTCTGCCGGATTGAGTCGGATCTGTGAGCCGCCAGCGTCGAGAATAGGGTTGCCCGCGATCGATTGCAGTACTCCGGTCTCCGCCATCATCATGCGCCCGTCGCGCGTATAGACGGTTCCATTCGGGGTTTGCAGACTGAGCCAACCCTCGCCGGAAATAGCCACGTCCAGAGGATTGTCCGACTTGACCATCGCGCCCGGGCGCCGCTGAATATAGGTGCTGCCGGTCGAGGCAAAGGCGACATCCTTATCGCCCGTAACCAATTTCTCGAACTTGATCTCTTCGCCGCGAAATCCCGTCGTATTGGCGTTGGCCACATTGTTGGCGATCGCATCGAGCTGCCGACGCAATGTCATTTGCGCGGAAATTCCAACATACAGGCTTGATTGCATTCCTATCGCCCCAACTTGAGGTTCTGCAGGCTCATCAGCAGGTCGGCGCCGATGCCGATTTGCGACGTCTGGCCGGTGAAGGCTGGCACAATGCTTGAGGTGCCGGTTGAGTTCGCGAGGTCGTACATGCTGGTGAAACGCTGCAGGAATTTGTCGAGTTTTTTGGGGTCCTGCAGGTCG from the Beijerinckia sp. 28-YEA-48 genome contains:
- a CDS encoding response regulator transcription factor yields the protein MLVIIDERQVVLSAYASGFGEAGVCTTKFSPSDFGEWVGAATGDDFEAVEGFVIGNCSEQNNFPTMIRKRSRAPVIALSEYQSLEHTLALFDAGMDDVVRKPVHVREILARIEAIRRRVAVERRVTTTRGNLRVFFDGRDPLIDDTPFILPRRERRILEFFVAKAGKRVTKTQIFNAVYGLFDECVDECVVESHVSKLRKKLRQRLGYDPIDSKRYLGYSFEFNDQISTG
- the flgF gene encoding flagellar basal-body rod protein FlgF, giving the protein MQSSLYVGISAQMTLRRQLDAIANNVANANTTGFRGEEIKFEKLVTGDKDVAFASTGSTYIQRRPGAMVKSDNPLDVAISGEGWLSLQTPNGTVYTRDGRMMMAETGVLQSIAGNPILDAGGSQIRLNPADGPVSISRDGMLTQAGIQVGAIGLFSIDESAKLTRAENSGVIPDRPAIPILDFRASGLVQGFTENSNVNPIMEMSRLVMIQRAFESMTSSMESSENSFNDAIKTLGATT
- the fliI gene encoding flagellar protein export ATPase FliI, with translation MSALDRLAGAVASAAVDGPTIRTGGLVQSVAAGTYSVSGLSKFARLGDQVFFDTGEQTAFGEVIRIDELVLVKSFQTRMDVGLGTRAWLAGPLRIAPDKAWQGRVINSLAQPLDGKGKLPGGGVLIATDTDPPPAMSRERVSEAIKTGVLAIDVFTPLCAGQRIGIFAGSGVGKSTLLGMLAQAKGFDIVVIALVGERGREVREFLEDSLALGAERAIIVVATGDESPMMRKQAPLTAMTIAEYFRNDGASVLLIVDSVTRFAHASRDIALAAGEPPVARGYAPSVFSDLPKLLERAGPGPSGKGSITGIFSVLVDGDDHNDPVADSIRGTLDGHIVLDRSIADEGRYPAINILASISRLSQQVWTQEQRELVRKLRAIVARYEDTRDLRSMGGYTPGSDAELDQAVKMVPKLYDALRQSPGQPLSSEAFRDLAEKLREPG